Proteins encoded by one window of Drosophila melanogaster chromosome X:
- the ebo gene encoding ellipsoid body open, isoform B, which translates to MHAASLTTVEGLLQEFYQPSTSNARKREIETNLLAFKSQPEAWQLCLRVATSSDTTENQFLWFFSTSTLEHTITRRWTQLTSTDKTLLRETLWNSYAQLVATPNVAKRHRDTLAQLIALLGKREFPEQDPNYMQHCMELTKTRFQLGINLLKITSEEVVSNRGDLTTEWKQYFYSCISMCVPDVLDLVTKYLLIAVCHINGKDIQTTIPNTLMDFSLTSALPNDNQLSSSILDLLGCVQHLVSWIRTELISEYFLMSILDLSQWRPAHEPISLAALSVLNELLYLQKPLPFPGPLMGGVTSLLEQHNNNRRQSEMYSDKFRELLRLYTTKYAAKLMQEPDLLETFLNLLYSCTTELHGALDFTEKLEIWTPIIKGIAQHPAKITRYNNVLTQLVDEIMRRTQFEANKPELEVLDNELMEDDTFIQFQTSATEWQQFLDQCFESLALLANTRGAHIVFAQVYNHWSRPQMYLLSLEHALDHGSARSYEAARKLKGANVGEILRDFATVCQAVVRLAPLMDSSTAAPGVADEMECQLQMLSDSLLQTLQLLASNRLYSGGSEMDKATFQTDLDNLYAQVLLAMRSIFPLTKAMSGEELLHRLFAILGSIFACNGSLTAASPIVQQAASELLLFISTVIRPKCLLDIPQIQSLLQAGSRLGAQLPRQVCINVHISLVSYMVLPWKSVPEQQQEYPRRLWMLREYVQGLAQNFLDLDLGQANESKVAATTLSLLGTFTALIEYFKATGGNAKDMLASTFKPILTKALMIFNNFGQSSIAMAITVAEFSLSMLRTLPTHLGAQFIKEMITLFISVSSREQLTLSRLAVMEKILQMFKLIVEQPGSASLGLLPSILDFSTQQILPLLQQQNAATDNSEITSLLYALFDSVLTCKWQFFYKNQLSNGHSGGGSGNFNCSDNLHPAHFMAILNAYGQMLVSGTDPSNVRSVLFSMQNVNERSRLYQRALFKEQLLASFQRALLNLLLSGEGSLHFDMIAQALYAMGQVDRRQLLESFVHASLPVAQTSLEEICQTNDIPTFTQKLTQLMQDAHCVHLNETA; encoded by the exons ATG CACGCCGCATCTTTGACGACGGTGGAGGGACTGCTGCAGGAGTTTTATCAGCCCAGCACCTCCAATGCCCGGAAACGAGAGATCGAGACAAACCTCTTGGCCTTCAAGTCCCAGCCAGAGGCGTGGCAACTTTGCCTCCGTGTGGCCACCTCTTCCGACACCACGGAGAATCAGTTCCTCTGGTTCTTCAGCACCTCAACCTTGGAGCACACAATCACGCGGAGATGGACACAGTTGACGTCCACGGACAAGACTTTGCTGCGGGAGACCCTTTGGAACTCGTATGCCCAACTGGTAGCCACTCCAAATGTGGCCAAACGGCACAGGGACACACTGGCCCAGTTGATAGCCCTACTCGGAAAGAGGGAGTTCCCTGAACAGGACCCCAATTACATGCAACACTGCATGGAACTGACAAAAACACGGTTTCAACTTGGCATCAACCTGCTTAAGATCACCTCCGAGGAGGTGGTAAGCAACAGGGGCGACCTGACCACCGAATGGAAGCAGTACTTCTACTCCTG CATCTCCATGTGTGTACCCGATGTTCTGGACCTGGTAACCAAGTATCTGCTAATCGCTGTATGCCACATCAATGGCAAAGACATCCAAACAACCATACCAAACACCCTCATGGACTTTAGTCTAACCTCAGCGCTGCCAAATGACAATCAATTAAG TTCCTCAATTTTGGACCTGCTAGGATGTGTGCAGCACTTGGTCTCCTGGATACGCACTGAACTGATCTCGGAGTACTTCCTTATGAGCATACTTGACCTTTCCCAGTGGCGACCAGCCCATGAGCCCATCTCCTTGGCGGCTCTCTCTGTGTTGAATGAGCTCCTCTACCTCCAGAAGCCACTGCCCTTCCCAGGACCCTTGATGGGCGGCGTTACCAGCCTCCTGGAGCAGCACAATAACAATCGGCGGCAGAGCGAGATGTACAGCGACAAGTTTCGGGAGCTGCTGCGCCTCTACACCACCAAGTATGCCGCCAAGCTGATGCAGGAGCCAGACCTGCTGGAGACCTTTCTCAATCTGCTATACAGCTGCACCACTGAAT TACACGGCGCCTTGGACTTCACCGAAAAGCTTGAGATCTGGACACCCATCATCAAAGGCATTGCCCAGCACCCCGCCAAAATCACGCGTTATAACAATGTGCTTACCCAGCTAGTAGATGAGATTATGAGGCGCACTCAGTTTGAGGCCAACAAACCCGAGCTAGAAGTGCTGGACAACGAGCTCATGGAGGACGAT ACATTCATCCAATTTCAGACCTCCGCCACTGAGTGGCAGCAGTTTCTAGACCAATGCTTCGAGTCCCTGGCCCTACTGGCCAACACCAGAGGTGCACACATCGTTTTCGCACAGGTCTATAACCACTGGTCACGGCCACAGATGTATTTACTGTCCTTGGAGCACGCATTGGACCACGGAAGCGCTCGAAGCTACGAAGCGGCACGTAAACTGAAGGGCGCCAATGTGGGCGAGATTTTGCGCGACTTTGCCACCGTCTGCCAGGCGGTCGTGCGTTTGGCCCCATTGATGGACtcatcaacagcagcacccGGGGTTGCTGATGAGATGGAGTGCCAGCTGCAGATGCTGTCCGACAGTTTGCTGCAGACTCTACAGCTCCTCGCAAGCAATCGTTTGTATAGCGGCGGCAGCGAAATGGACAAAGCTACTTTCCAGACTGATTTGGACAACCT ATACGCTCAAGTTCTACTGGCCATGAGGAGCATCTTTCCGCTAACGAAAGCCATGAGCGGCGAGGAACTGCTGCACCGCCTGTTTGCTATCCTGGGCAGCATTTTCGCATGCAATGGATCCTTAACGGCTGCCTCCCCCATTGTGCAGCAGGCGGCAAGCGAGCTGCTGCTTTTCATATCGACTGTGATACGGCCCAAGTGCCTGCTGGATATACCACAAATCCAAAGCCTGCTGCAGGCAGGCTCTCGCTTGGGCGCCCAATTGCCGCGTCAGGTGTGCATCAATGTACACATCAGTCTGGTCAGCTACATGGTGCTGCCGTGGAAAAGCGTtccggagcagcagcaggagtaTCCGAGGCGTCTCTGGATGCTGCGTGAATATGTCCAGGGGCTGGCACAGAACTTTCTGGATCTGGACTTAGGCCAGGCCAACGAGAGCAAGGTGGCGGCCACCACGCTCAGTTTGCTGGGTACTTTCACTGCTCTCATTGAGTATTTTAAAGCTACTGGAGGCAATGCCAAGGATATGCTGGCAAGCACTTTCAAG ccTATTTTAACAAAGGCCCTAATGATTTTTAACAACTTTGGGCAAAGCAGCATCGCCATGGCCATCACGGTGGCCGAGTTTAGCCTGAGCATGCTCCGAACATTGCCCACCCATTTGGGGGCCCAGTTCATTAAGGAAATGATCACCTTGTTCATAAGTGTCAGCAGTAG GGAGCAACTGACTCTGAGCCGACTGGCTGTGATGGAAAAAATACTGCAGATGTTCAAGTTGATCGTGGAGCAGCCAGGGAGCGCCTCCTTGGGGCTGCTTCCCTCCATTTTAGATTTTAGCACTCAGCAGATTCTGCCCttgttgcagcagcaaaatgCGGCAACCGATAACAGCGAGATCACTAGCCTGTTGTACGCTTTGTTTGATAG TGTCCTCACCTGCAAGTGGCAGTTCTTCTACAAAAATCAGCTCTCCAATGGTCACAGCGGTGGTGGCTCCGGCAACTTCAACTGCAGCGACAACCTGCATCCAGCACACTTCATGGCCATCCTGAATGCGTATGGCCAGATGCTGGTCAGTGGGACTGATCCGAGCAATGTGCGCAGCGTTCTCTTCTCAATGCAAAATGTGAATGAGAGGAGTCGGTTGTACCAACGCGCCTTGTTCAAGGAGCAACTGCTGGCTTCATTTCAGCGGGCCTTGCTCAATCTGCTGTTGAGTGGAGAGGGCTCCCTCCACTTCGACATGATTGCCCAGGCGTTGTATGCTATGGGCCAGGTGGACCGACGCCAGTTGCTCGAGAGCTTCGTTCACGCCTCTTTGCCAGTGGCTCAGACGTCGCTGGAGGAGATCTGCCAGACAAAT GACATTC
- the ebo gene encoding ellipsoid body open, isoform C: MHAASLTTVEGLLQEFYQPSTSNARKREIETNLLAFKSQPEAWQLCLRVATSSDTTENQFLWFFSTSTLEHTITRRWTQLTSTDKTLLRETLWNSYAQLVATPNVAKRHRDTLAQLIALLGKREFPEQDPNYMQHCMELTKTRFQLGINLLKITSEEVVSNRGDLTTEWKQYFYSCISMCVPDVLDLVTKYLLIAVCHINGKDIQTTIPNTLMDFSLTSALPNDNQLSSSILDLLGCVQHLVSWIRTELISEYFLMSILDLSQWRPAHEPISLAALSVLNELLYLQKPLPFPGPLMGGVTSLLEQHNNNRRQSEMYSDKFRELLRLYTTKYAAKLMQEPDLLETFLNLLYSCTTELHGALDFTEKLEIWTPIIKGIAQHPAKITRYNNVLTQLVDEIMRRTQFEANKPELEVLDNELMEDDTSATEWQQFLDQCFESLALLANTRGAHIVFAQVYNHWSRPQMYLLSLEHALDHGSARSYEAARKLKGANVGEILRDFATVCQAVVRLAPLMDSSTAAPGVADEMECQLQMLSDSLLQTLQLLASNRLYSGGSEMDKATFQTDLDNLYAQVLLAMRSIFPLTKAMSGEELLHRLFAILGSIFACNGSLTAASPIVQQAASELLLFISTVIRPKCLLDIPQIQSLLQAGSRLGAQLPRQVCINVHISLVSYMVLPWKSVPEQQQEYPRRLWMLREYVQGLAQNFLDLDLGQANESKVAATTLSLLGTFTALIEYFKATGGNAKDMLASTFKPILTKALMIFNNFGQSSIAMAITVAEFSLSMLRTLPTHLGAQFIKEMITLFISVSSREQLTLSRLAVMEKILQMFKLIVEQPGSASLGLLPSILDFSTQQILPLLQQQNAATDNSEITSLLYALFDSVLTCKWQFFYKNQLSNGHSGGGSGNFNCSDNLHPAHFMAILNAYGQMLVSGTDPSNVRSVLFSMQNVNERSRLYQRALFKEQLLASFQRALLNLLLSGEGSLHFDMIAQALYAMGQVDRRQLLESFVHASLPVAQTSLEEICQTNVLPFIVQDIPTFTQKLTQLMQDAHCVHLNETA, encoded by the exons ATG CACGCCGCATCTTTGACGACGGTGGAGGGACTGCTGCAGGAGTTTTATCAGCCCAGCACCTCCAATGCCCGGAAACGAGAGATCGAGACAAACCTCTTGGCCTTCAAGTCCCAGCCAGAGGCGTGGCAACTTTGCCTCCGTGTGGCCACCTCTTCCGACACCACGGAGAATCAGTTCCTCTGGTTCTTCAGCACCTCAACCTTGGAGCACACAATCACGCGGAGATGGACACAGTTGACGTCCACGGACAAGACTTTGCTGCGGGAGACCCTTTGGAACTCGTATGCCCAACTGGTAGCCACTCCAAATGTGGCCAAACGGCACAGGGACACACTGGCCCAGTTGATAGCCCTACTCGGAAAGAGGGAGTTCCCTGAACAGGACCCCAATTACATGCAACACTGCATGGAACTGACAAAAACACGGTTTCAACTTGGCATCAACCTGCTTAAGATCACCTCCGAGGAGGTGGTAAGCAACAGGGGCGACCTGACCACCGAATGGAAGCAGTACTTCTACTCCTG CATCTCCATGTGTGTACCCGATGTTCTGGACCTGGTAACCAAGTATCTGCTAATCGCTGTATGCCACATCAATGGCAAAGACATCCAAACAACCATACCAAACACCCTCATGGACTTTAGTCTAACCTCAGCGCTGCCAAATGACAATCAATTAAG TTCCTCAATTTTGGACCTGCTAGGATGTGTGCAGCACTTGGTCTCCTGGATACGCACTGAACTGATCTCGGAGTACTTCCTTATGAGCATACTTGACCTTTCCCAGTGGCGACCAGCCCATGAGCCCATCTCCTTGGCGGCTCTCTCTGTGTTGAATGAGCTCCTCTACCTCCAGAAGCCACTGCCCTTCCCAGGACCCTTGATGGGCGGCGTTACCAGCCTCCTGGAGCAGCACAATAACAATCGGCGGCAGAGCGAGATGTACAGCGACAAGTTTCGGGAGCTGCTGCGCCTCTACACCACCAAGTATGCCGCCAAGCTGATGCAGGAGCCAGACCTGCTGGAGACCTTTCTCAATCTGCTATACAGCTGCACCACTGAAT TACACGGCGCCTTGGACTTCACCGAAAAGCTTGAGATCTGGACACCCATCATCAAAGGCATTGCCCAGCACCCCGCCAAAATCACGCGTTATAACAATGTGCTTACCCAGCTAGTAGATGAGATTATGAGGCGCACTCAGTTTGAGGCCAACAAACCCGAGCTAGAAGTGCTGGACAACGAGCTCATGGAGGACGAT ACCTCCGCCACTGAGTGGCAGCAGTTTCTAGACCAATGCTTCGAGTCCCTGGCCCTACTGGCCAACACCAGAGGTGCACACATCGTTTTCGCACAGGTCTATAACCACTGGTCACGGCCACAGATGTATTTACTGTCCTTGGAGCACGCATTGGACCACGGAAGCGCTCGAAGCTACGAAGCGGCACGTAAACTGAAGGGCGCCAATGTGGGCGAGATTTTGCGCGACTTTGCCACCGTCTGCCAGGCGGTCGTGCGTTTGGCCCCATTGATGGACtcatcaacagcagcacccGGGGTTGCTGATGAGATGGAGTGCCAGCTGCAGATGCTGTCCGACAGTTTGCTGCAGACTCTACAGCTCCTCGCAAGCAATCGTTTGTATAGCGGCGGCAGCGAAATGGACAAAGCTACTTTCCAGACTGATTTGGACAACCT ATACGCTCAAGTTCTACTGGCCATGAGGAGCATCTTTCCGCTAACGAAAGCCATGAGCGGCGAGGAACTGCTGCACCGCCTGTTTGCTATCCTGGGCAGCATTTTCGCATGCAATGGATCCTTAACGGCTGCCTCCCCCATTGTGCAGCAGGCGGCAAGCGAGCTGCTGCTTTTCATATCGACTGTGATACGGCCCAAGTGCCTGCTGGATATACCACAAATCCAAAGCCTGCTGCAGGCAGGCTCTCGCTTGGGCGCCCAATTGCCGCGTCAGGTGTGCATCAATGTACACATCAGTCTGGTCAGCTACATGGTGCTGCCGTGGAAAAGCGTtccggagcagcagcaggagtaTCCGAGGCGTCTCTGGATGCTGCGTGAATATGTCCAGGGGCTGGCACAGAACTTTCTGGATCTGGACTTAGGCCAGGCCAACGAGAGCAAGGTGGCGGCCACCACGCTCAGTTTGCTGGGTACTTTCACTGCTCTCATTGAGTATTTTAAAGCTACTGGAGGCAATGCCAAGGATATGCTGGCAAGCACTTTCAAG ccTATTTTAACAAAGGCCCTAATGATTTTTAACAACTTTGGGCAAAGCAGCATCGCCATGGCCATCACGGTGGCCGAGTTTAGCCTGAGCATGCTCCGAACATTGCCCACCCATTTGGGGGCCCAGTTCATTAAGGAAATGATCACCTTGTTCATAAGTGTCAGCAGTAG GGAGCAACTGACTCTGAGCCGACTGGCTGTGATGGAAAAAATACTGCAGATGTTCAAGTTGATCGTGGAGCAGCCAGGGAGCGCCTCCTTGGGGCTGCTTCCCTCCATTTTAGATTTTAGCACTCAGCAGATTCTGCCCttgttgcagcagcaaaatgCGGCAACCGATAACAGCGAGATCACTAGCCTGTTGTACGCTTTGTTTGATAG TGTCCTCACCTGCAAGTGGCAGTTCTTCTACAAAAATCAGCTCTCCAATGGTCACAGCGGTGGTGGCTCCGGCAACTTCAACTGCAGCGACAACCTGCATCCAGCACACTTCATGGCCATCCTGAATGCGTATGGCCAGATGCTGGTCAGTGGGACTGATCCGAGCAATGTGCGCAGCGTTCTCTTCTCAATGCAAAATGTGAATGAGAGGAGTCGGTTGTACCAACGCGCCTTGTTCAAGGAGCAACTGCTGGCTTCATTTCAGCGGGCCTTGCTCAATCTGCTGTTGAGTGGAGAGGGCTCCCTCCACTTCGACATGATTGCCCAGGCGTTGTATGCTATGGGCCAGGTGGACCGACGCCAGTTGCTCGAGAGCTTCGTTCACGCCTCTTTGCCAGTGGCTCAGACGTCGCTGGAGGAGATCTGCCAGACAAAT GTACTACCTTTTATTGTTCAGGACATTC
- the ebo gene encoding ellipsoid body open, isoform A: MHAASLTTVEGLLQEFYQPSTSNARKREIETNLLAFKSQPEAWQLCLRVATSSDTTENQFLWFFSTSTLEHTITRRWTQLTSTDKTLLRETLWNSYAQLVATPNVAKRHRDTLAQLIALLGKREFPEQDPNYMQHCMELTKTRFQLGINLLKITSEEVVSNRGDLTTEWKQYFYSCISMCVPDVLDLVTKYLLIAVCHINGKDIQTTIPNTLMDFSLTSALPNDNQLSSSILDLLGCVQHLVSWIRTELISEYFLMSILDLSQWRPAHEPISLAALSVLNELLYLQKPLPFPGPLMGGVTSLLEQHNNNRRQSEMYSDKFRELLRLYTTKYAAKLMQEPDLLETFLNLLYSCTTELHGALDFTEKLEIWTPIIKGIAQHPAKITRYNNVLTQLVDEIMRRTQFEANKPELEVLDNELMEDDTSATEWQQFLDQCFESLALLANTRGAHIVFAQVYNHWSRPQMYLLSLEHALDHGSARSYEAARKLKGANVGEILRDFATVCQAVVRLAPLMDSSTAAPGVADEMECQLQMLSDSLLQTLQLLASNRLYSGGSEMDKATFQTDLDNLYAQVLLAMRSIFPLTKAMSGEELLHRLFAILGSIFACNGSLTAASPIVQQAASELLLFISTVIRPKCLLDIPQIQSLLQAGSRLGAQLPRQVCINVHISLVSYMVLPWKSVPEQQQEYPRRLWMLREYVQGLAQNFLDLDLGQANESKVAATTLSLLGTFTALIEYFKATGGNAKDMLASTFKPILTKALMIFNNFGQSSIAMAITVAEFSLSMLRTLPTHLGAQFIKEMITLFISVSSREQLTLSRLAVMEKILQMFKLIVEQPGSASLGLLPSILDFSTQQILPLLQQQNAATDNSEITSLLYALFDSVLTCKWQFFYKNQLSNGHSGGGSGNFNCSDNLHPAHFMAILNAYGQMLVSGTDPSNVRSVLFSMQNVNERSRLYQRALFKEQLLASFQRALLNLLLSGEGSLHFDMIAQALYAMGQVDRRQLLESFVHASLPVAQTSLEEICQTNDIPTFTQKLTQLMQDAHCVHLNETA; encoded by the exons ATG CACGCCGCATCTTTGACGACGGTGGAGGGACTGCTGCAGGAGTTTTATCAGCCCAGCACCTCCAATGCCCGGAAACGAGAGATCGAGACAAACCTCTTGGCCTTCAAGTCCCAGCCAGAGGCGTGGCAACTTTGCCTCCGTGTGGCCACCTCTTCCGACACCACGGAGAATCAGTTCCTCTGGTTCTTCAGCACCTCAACCTTGGAGCACACAATCACGCGGAGATGGACACAGTTGACGTCCACGGACAAGACTTTGCTGCGGGAGACCCTTTGGAACTCGTATGCCCAACTGGTAGCCACTCCAAATGTGGCCAAACGGCACAGGGACACACTGGCCCAGTTGATAGCCCTACTCGGAAAGAGGGAGTTCCCTGAACAGGACCCCAATTACATGCAACACTGCATGGAACTGACAAAAACACGGTTTCAACTTGGCATCAACCTGCTTAAGATCACCTCCGAGGAGGTGGTAAGCAACAGGGGCGACCTGACCACCGAATGGAAGCAGTACTTCTACTCCTG CATCTCCATGTGTGTACCCGATGTTCTGGACCTGGTAACCAAGTATCTGCTAATCGCTGTATGCCACATCAATGGCAAAGACATCCAAACAACCATACCAAACACCCTCATGGACTTTAGTCTAACCTCAGCGCTGCCAAATGACAATCAATTAAG TTCCTCAATTTTGGACCTGCTAGGATGTGTGCAGCACTTGGTCTCCTGGATACGCACTGAACTGATCTCGGAGTACTTCCTTATGAGCATACTTGACCTTTCCCAGTGGCGACCAGCCCATGAGCCCATCTCCTTGGCGGCTCTCTCTGTGTTGAATGAGCTCCTCTACCTCCAGAAGCCACTGCCCTTCCCAGGACCCTTGATGGGCGGCGTTACCAGCCTCCTGGAGCAGCACAATAACAATCGGCGGCAGAGCGAGATGTACAGCGACAAGTTTCGGGAGCTGCTGCGCCTCTACACCACCAAGTATGCCGCCAAGCTGATGCAGGAGCCAGACCTGCTGGAGACCTTTCTCAATCTGCTATACAGCTGCACCACTGAAT TACACGGCGCCTTGGACTTCACCGAAAAGCTTGAGATCTGGACACCCATCATCAAAGGCATTGCCCAGCACCCCGCCAAAATCACGCGTTATAACAATGTGCTTACCCAGCTAGTAGATGAGATTATGAGGCGCACTCAGTTTGAGGCCAACAAACCCGAGCTAGAAGTGCTGGACAACGAGCTCATGGAGGACGAT ACCTCCGCCACTGAGTGGCAGCAGTTTCTAGACCAATGCTTCGAGTCCCTGGCCCTACTGGCCAACACCAGAGGTGCACACATCGTTTTCGCACAGGTCTATAACCACTGGTCACGGCCACAGATGTATTTACTGTCCTTGGAGCACGCATTGGACCACGGAAGCGCTCGAAGCTACGAAGCGGCACGTAAACTGAAGGGCGCCAATGTGGGCGAGATTTTGCGCGACTTTGCCACCGTCTGCCAGGCGGTCGTGCGTTTGGCCCCATTGATGGACtcatcaacagcagcacccGGGGTTGCTGATGAGATGGAGTGCCAGCTGCAGATGCTGTCCGACAGTTTGCTGCAGACTCTACAGCTCCTCGCAAGCAATCGTTTGTATAGCGGCGGCAGCGAAATGGACAAAGCTACTTTCCAGACTGATTTGGACAACCT ATACGCTCAAGTTCTACTGGCCATGAGGAGCATCTTTCCGCTAACGAAAGCCATGAGCGGCGAGGAACTGCTGCACCGCCTGTTTGCTATCCTGGGCAGCATTTTCGCATGCAATGGATCCTTAACGGCTGCCTCCCCCATTGTGCAGCAGGCGGCAAGCGAGCTGCTGCTTTTCATATCGACTGTGATACGGCCCAAGTGCCTGCTGGATATACCACAAATCCAAAGCCTGCTGCAGGCAGGCTCTCGCTTGGGCGCCCAATTGCCGCGTCAGGTGTGCATCAATGTACACATCAGTCTGGTCAGCTACATGGTGCTGCCGTGGAAAAGCGTtccggagcagcagcaggagtaTCCGAGGCGTCTCTGGATGCTGCGTGAATATGTCCAGGGGCTGGCACAGAACTTTCTGGATCTGGACTTAGGCCAGGCCAACGAGAGCAAGGTGGCGGCCACCACGCTCAGTTTGCTGGGTACTTTCACTGCTCTCATTGAGTATTTTAAAGCTACTGGAGGCAATGCCAAGGATATGCTGGCAAGCACTTTCAAG ccTATTTTAACAAAGGCCCTAATGATTTTTAACAACTTTGGGCAAAGCAGCATCGCCATGGCCATCACGGTGGCCGAGTTTAGCCTGAGCATGCTCCGAACATTGCCCACCCATTTGGGGGCCCAGTTCATTAAGGAAATGATCACCTTGTTCATAAGTGTCAGCAGTAG GGAGCAACTGACTCTGAGCCGACTGGCTGTGATGGAAAAAATACTGCAGATGTTCAAGTTGATCGTGGAGCAGCCAGGGAGCGCCTCCTTGGGGCTGCTTCCCTCCATTTTAGATTTTAGCACTCAGCAGATTCTGCCCttgttgcagcagcaaaatgCGGCAACCGATAACAGCGAGATCACTAGCCTGTTGTACGCTTTGTTTGATAG TGTCCTCACCTGCAAGTGGCAGTTCTTCTACAAAAATCAGCTCTCCAATGGTCACAGCGGTGGTGGCTCCGGCAACTTCAACTGCAGCGACAACCTGCATCCAGCACACTTCATGGCCATCCTGAATGCGTATGGCCAGATGCTGGTCAGTGGGACTGATCCGAGCAATGTGCGCAGCGTTCTCTTCTCAATGCAAAATGTGAATGAGAGGAGTCGGTTGTACCAACGCGCCTTGTTCAAGGAGCAACTGCTGGCTTCATTTCAGCGGGCCTTGCTCAATCTGCTGTTGAGTGGAGAGGGCTCCCTCCACTTCGACATGATTGCCCAGGCGTTGTATGCTATGGGCCAGGTGGACCGACGCCAGTTGCTCGAGAGCTTCGTTCACGCCTCTTTGCCAGTGGCTCAGACGTCGCTGGAGGAGATCTGCCAGACAAAT GACATTC
- the CG13373 gene encoding uncharacterized protein, isoform B, protein MENQVRKKAAKRSRSADGDANNNLTQRKVFVNQKMCDSRDPRKMKEVHEKTIKMLFDGAAGNRQGQGQNALKPLVQGQEEPALCEQYYLLGDGSIVLRNLRTDLSNPRLERVKSRCCQRQTLIHDICVNCVMDLCEECGYSCGECSRFICRSCVTLFGNRVEEEKDPLCEHCQMFFS, encoded by the exons ATGGAAAACCAGGTCCGTAAAAAGGCGGCAAAACGATCGCGATCAGCGGATGGCGACGCCAACAACAATCTCACGCAGCGGAAGGTATTTGTGAACCAGAAAATGTGCGACTCCCGTGATCCTCGGAAGATGAAGGAGGTCCATG AGAAGACAATCAAAATGCTTTTCGATGGCGCAGCCGGCAATAGGCAGGGTCAGGGCCAGAATGCCCTGAAGCCATTGGTACAAGGCCAGGAGGAGCCCGCCCTATGCGAGCAGTACTATCTGCTTGGCGATGGTTCCATCGTTCTGCGCAACCTTCGCACCGACTTGTCCAATCCGCGCCTGGAGAGAGTGAAATCGCGCTGCTGCCAGCGCCAAACGCTCATCCACGACATATGCGTCAACTGCGTGATGGATCTCTGCGAGGAGTGTGGCTACTCCTGCGGCGAGTGCTCCAGGTTCATTTGCCGCAGCTGCGTGACTTTATT TGGTAATCGAGTTGAAGAAGAGAAGGATCCCCTGTGCGAGCACTGCCAGATGTTCTTCAGCTAA
- the CG13373 gene encoding uncharacterized protein, isoform A, whose amino-acid sequence MLFDGAAGNRQGQGQNALKPLVQGQEEPALCEQYYLLGDGSIVLRNLRTDLSNPRLERVKSRCCQRQTLIHDICVNCVMDLCEECGYSCGECSRFICRSCVTLFGNRVEEEKDPLCEHCQMFFS is encoded by the exons ATGCTTTTCGATGGCGCAGCCGGCAATAGGCAGGGTCAGGGCCAGAATGCCCTGAAGCCATTGGTACAAGGCCAGGAGGAGCCCGCCCTATGCGAGCAGTACTATCTGCTTGGCGATGGTTCCATCGTTCTGCGCAACCTTCGCACCGACTTGTCCAATCCGCGCCTGGAGAGAGTGAAATCGCGCTGCTGCCAGCGCCAAACGCTCATCCACGACATATGCGTCAACTGCGTGATGGATCTCTGCGAGGAGTGTGGCTACTCCTGCGGCGAGTGCTCCAGGTTCATTTGCCGCAGCTGCGTGACTTTATT TGGTAATCGAGTTGAAGAAGAGAAGGATCCCCTGTGCGAGCACTGCCAGATGTTCTTCAGCTAA